The Solibacillus sp. FSL R7-0682 genome includes a window with the following:
- a CDS encoding DUF4870 domain-containing protein produces MESKWSKVIVHASAFFAPFLVPILFFLISTDDDVKRISIQALLFQVVFGILIAIAGFLSFILIGLPFLLVFLAIFWIAPIIGIVKAISDSDWNYPIVGRWV; encoded by the coding sequence ATGGAATCTAAATGGTCAAAGGTAATTGTTCACGCAAGTGCATTTTTTGCTCCCTTTTTAGTACCGATTCTATTTTTCTTAATAAGTACAGATGATGATGTGAAGCGTATTTCCATTCAAGCGTTATTATTCCAAGTAGTATTTGGTATTTTAATTGCTATTGCGGGCTTTTTATCATTCATTTTAATAGGATTACCATTCTTATTAGTATTTTTAGCAATCTTCTGGATTGCCCCAATTATTGGTATTGTTAAAGCGATATCTGATAGTGATTGGAACTACCCAATTGTTGGTCGTTGGGTATAA
- a CDS encoding acyltransferase: MKFHVGRLKFVLPLSLGVAIASYIMLVNNYEEVVGRDRILIVIGAAILTGIISYFLFPQEGDNPKDRGPY; this comes from the coding sequence ATGAAATTTCATGTAGGCCGTTTAAAATTTGTTTTACCATTATCGTTAGGTGTAGCAATTGCTTCCTATATTATGCTTGTGAATAATTATGAAGAAGTAGTTGGGCGGGATCGTATACTTATTGTTATTGGAGCAGCGATATTAACAGGGATTATTTCGTATTTTTTATTTCCTCAAGAGGGAGATAATCCAAAAGATCGTGGACCATATTAA
- a CDS encoding acyl-CoA thioesterase, whose product MKSTLPMSYSRTIQTRLVLPPDTNHHQSIFGGKVLAYIDEIAAIAAMKHAQGEVVTASIDSVDFISAAYAGDMIELEAVVSGTGRTSMEVYVRVVSRNIKNGAKKLTTESFVTMVAIDEEGKPKEVPGIEPETDFERHLFETGPIRQEHRKEKRALSKKRRG is encoded by the coding sequence GTGAAGTCGACTTTACCTATGAGTTATTCTCGAACAATTCAAACTCGATTAGTACTACCACCAGATACGAATCATCATCAATCAATTTTTGGTGGGAAAGTTTTAGCATATATTGATGAAATTGCGGCAATTGCTGCGATGAAGCATGCACAAGGTGAAGTGGTGACAGCATCCATTGACTCGGTAGATTTTATTTCGGCCGCTTACGCAGGGGATATGATTGAGCTAGAGGCCGTTGTGTCTGGGACAGGTCGTACATCGATGGAAGTTTATGTTCGGGTTGTTTCACGCAATATTAAAAACGGTGCGAAGAAGTTAACGACAGAATCTTTTGTAACGATGGTCGCGATTGACGAAGAGGGAAAACCAAAAGAGGTTCCAGGTATTGAGCCTGAGACCGATTTCGAACGTCATTTATTCGAAACGGGTCCAATTCGTCAAGAGCACCGGAAAGAAAAACGTGCCTTATCAAAAAAAAGACGCGGGTAA
- a CDS encoding aldehyde dehydrogenase family protein: protein MKQTKLWINGVWETTEKSTELKAPYTGEVLTRVAKATIADVERAIEGAHETFQSFKKTTAYERAEILYKVVAIMRNRKQELAEILAKEAAKPLTAGLAEIDRTIATYQFAAEAAKQVTGETIPMDAAPGVTDRIGYTKRIPLGVVSAITPFNFPFNLIAHKLGPALAVGNTVVLKPASQTPLSALVMAHIFKEAGLPDGALQIVTGSGGELSDTLVTHPLVKKVTFTGSGAVGLKIKEKVGLRKVTLELGSNAAVIVEPSTPLEKIMARCVSGAFGFAGQVCISLQRIYVHQSIYHEFTKLFVEETEKLAVGDPLDKKTDVSAMINPSEVERIKNWIDEAKQQGAIVATGAKFTDRTCTPTVMTNVKAHMKVVCEETFAPIVSIIPYNTLDEAIEYVNESELALNAGIYTNVLTDAMKAADLLEAGAVVINDIPTFRVDNMPYGGVKMSGYGKEGIKYAVEEMTDLKLITMKLNY from the coding sequence ATGAAACAAACTAAGTTATGGATAAATGGTGTATGGGAAACTACTGAAAAATCTACAGAGTTAAAAGCGCCTTATACAGGTGAAGTATTAACGAGGGTTGCAAAGGCAACCATTGCAGATGTAGAACGTGCGATTGAAGGGGCACATGAAACCTTTCAATCATTTAAGAAAACGACTGCATATGAACGCGCAGAAATTTTGTATAAGGTTGTAGCCATTATGCGGAACCGAAAGCAGGAGCTAGCAGAAATTTTAGCAAAAGAAGCGGCTAAACCCCTCACAGCAGGATTAGCCGAAATTGATCGTACGATTGCAACGTATCAATTTGCAGCAGAGGCAGCGAAGCAAGTGACAGGTGAGACAATTCCGATGGACGCAGCACCGGGAGTGACGGACCGTATTGGTTATACGAAGCGAATTCCGTTAGGTGTTGTTTCAGCAATAACGCCATTTAACTTTCCATTTAATTTAATCGCCCATAAGCTTGGACCGGCACTTGCAGTAGGCAATACCGTTGTATTAAAGCCAGCATCTCAAACCCCACTAAGTGCTCTTGTGATGGCACATATTTTTAAGGAGGCAGGCTTACCTGATGGGGCACTGCAAATTGTCACAGGGAGTGGCGGGGAATTAAGTGATACGCTTGTGACACATCCTCTTGTAAAAAAAGTGACATTTACGGGAAGTGGTGCAGTCGGTTTAAAAATAAAAGAAAAAGTAGGGCTTCGTAAAGTAACGTTAGAGCTAGGTTCCAATGCAGCAGTTATTGTAGAGCCTTCTACACCACTTGAAAAAATAATGGCGCGCTGTGTAAGTGGAGCTTTTGGCTTTGCTGGGCAAGTTTGTATTTCGTTACAACGTATTTATGTTCACCAATCGATCTATCATGAATTTACAAAACTCTTCGTTGAAGAAACTGAAAAATTAGCTGTAGGAGATCCGCTTGATAAAAAAACAGACGTTAGTGCCATGATTAATCCAAGTGAGGTAGAGCGCATCAAAAACTGGATTGACGAAGCAAAACAGCAAGGTGCCATTGTTGCAACAGGAGCAAAATTTACAGACCGTACATGTACGCCAACGGTAATGACAAACGTTAAAGCGCATATGAAAGTTGTTTGTGAAGAAACATTTGCGCCAATTGTATCAATCATTCCTTATAACACATTAGATGAAGCCATCGAATATGTGAATGAGTCGGAGCTTGCATTAAATGCGGGTATTTATACAAACGTTTTAACTGATGCGATGAAGGCAGCGGATTTACTTGAAGCTGGAGCGGTCGTTATCAATGATATTCCCACGTTCCGAGTTGATAATATGCCCTATGGTGGCGTAAAGATGAGTGGTTACGGAAAAGAGGGTATTAAATATGCCGTTGAGGAAATGACAGATTTAAAACTCATTACAATGAAATTAAATTATTAA
- a CDS encoding DUF4003 family protein gives MDKLNFLSLLQQNYDRISNFFGYDKATAIRIPLAVQYTFSRETFSGVAFEKNVEKIQKENAKQSFVELITTFSSTSTLSYKLAAYLVLHKTSQKEVERLIENEQYLVAAGFKKSPYQNIAAVFLNDAAHAKRAKKLHEEMRKHHYFLTGKDDIPYAVLLTKDLADAQVQAQTMRTYYDHLINQGFKGGDSLQAACQLLTLYNEQFQPEFVDYISAIKAALASKEILVKKRHYPYLAVLALTASTTAIVENIADMTKALSTLKMYQGDHVYPLMTAIHYVVHEMIEAEKLVQLTDISSLMQALDVSDFLLDFTFFFGLDILDLFT, from the coding sequence ATGGATAAACTAAATTTTTTATCATTACTACAACAAAACTACGATCGAATTTCGAATTTTTTTGGCTATGATAAGGCGACCGCGATTCGAATTCCATTAGCAGTACAATATACTTTTTCAAGGGAAACATTTAGTGGTGTAGCGTTTGAAAAAAACGTGGAAAAAATACAAAAAGAAAATGCAAAGCAATCCTTTGTTGAACTCATAACAACTTTTTCAAGTACGTCTACGTTGAGCTATAAACTAGCGGCGTATTTAGTATTACATAAAACGTCTCAAAAGGAAGTTGAGAGGTTAATCGAAAATGAACAGTATTTAGTAGCAGCAGGTTTTAAGAAAAGTCCGTATCAAAATATAGCGGCTGTTTTCTTAAATGATGCAGCACATGCAAAACGAGCAAAAAAGCTCCATGAAGAGATGAGAAAGCATCATTATTTTTTAACTGGTAAAGATGATATTCCGTATGCCGTCTTATTAACAAAAGATCTAGCTGATGCACAAGTACAAGCACAAACAATGCGTACATATTACGATCATTTAATAAATCAAGGCTTTAAAGGTGGAGATTCCTTACAGGCCGCTTGTCAGCTATTAACGCTTTATAATGAACAGTTTCAACCTGAATTTGTAGATTACATTAGCGCTATTAAAGCAGCGTTAGCATCCAAGGAGATTCTCGTAAAAAAAAGACATTATCCTTACTTAGCTGTACTGGCATTAACGGCATCGACAACAGCAATAGTCGAGAACATTGCTGACATGACGAAAGCATTAAGTACATTAAAAATGTATCAAGGAGATCATGTTTATCCTTTAATGACGGCTATACATTATGTCGTCCATGAAATGATTGAAGCGGAAAAACTTGTCCAATTAACGGATATTTCATCGCTTATGCAAGCATTAGACGTAAGTGATTTTCTACTTGATTTTACATTCTTCTTTGGACTAGATATTTTGGATTTATTTACGTAG
- a CDS encoding DUF779 domain-containing protein — protein MVERVVATDEALKLIDKLKERHGPIMFHQSGGCCDGSSPMCYPDGDLIVGNQDALLGYIGGSPFYMHKNQYDYWKHTQIIIDVVNGRGGMFSLEGVEGKRFLSRSRAFTKEELDHLSS, from the coding sequence TTGGTTGAACGAGTAGTTGCAACCGACGAAGCACTGAAGCTAATAGACAAGTTAAAAGAACGCCATGGTCCCATTATGTTTCATCAATCGGGCGGGTGCTGTGACGGTTCATCGCCTATGTGTTATCCAGATGGAGATTTAATTGTTGGCAACCAAGATGCATTGCTTGGTTATATTGGAGGAAGCCCGTTTTATATGCATAAAAATCAATATGATTACTGGAAGCATACACAAATCATCATTGATGTTGTGAATGGACGTGGAGGGATGTTTTCCCTTGAAGGGGTAGAAGGTAAACGTTTTTTATCCCGTTCACGCGCATTTACAAAAGAAGAACTGGACCATCTATCAAGTTAA
- the adh gene encoding aldehyde dehydrogenase: MTGVYQNPNTDGAVVSFKERYDNYIGGKWTAPVKGEYFDNVTPVTGKVFTQIARSTEEDIELALDAAHAAKDAWGKTSATERSNILLKIADRMEQNLEMLAVAETWDNGKAVRETLNADLPLAIDHFRYFAGALRAQEGALSQIDDNTVAYHFHEPIGVVGQIIPWNFPLLMAVWKLAPALAAGNCVVLKPAEQTPASIMVLLELIEDLLSPGVLNVVNGFGLEAGKPLASNPRIGKIAFTGETTTGRLIMQYASQNLIPVTLELGGKSPNIFFEDIMDADDAFLDKAVEGFVLFALNQGEVCTCPSRALIQESIYEKFMERVLKRVEAIQTGNPLDPNTMMGAQASSEQMEKIQSYLQIGKEEGAECLIGGEKNELGGEFKEGYYIKPTVFKGHNKMRIFQEEIFGPVVAVTTFKTKEEALEIANDTLYGLGAGVWTRDMNTAYRFGRGIQAGRVWTNCYHAYPAHAAFGGYKMSGIGRENHKMMLSHYQQTKNLLVSYDENRLGFF, encoded by the coding sequence ATGACAGGAGTTTATCAAAATCCAAACACAGATGGCGCAGTAGTAAGTTTTAAAGAGCGTTACGACAATTATATCGGTGGCAAATGGACAGCACCTGTAAAAGGAGAGTATTTTGACAATGTGACACCAGTCACGGGGAAAGTGTTCACACAAATAGCTCGTTCAACGGAGGAAGATATAGAGTTAGCATTAGATGCGGCACACGCTGCGAAAGATGCTTGGGGGAAAACTTCGGCAACAGAGCGTAGTAATATTTTATTGAAGATTGCAGATCGTATGGAACAAAATTTAGAAATGTTAGCGGTAGCAGAAACGTGGGATAATGGAAAAGCAGTTCGTGAAACATTAAATGCAGATTTACCATTAGCAATTGACCATTTCCGCTATTTTGCAGGCGCATTACGTGCACAAGAGGGGGCATTAAGCCAAATCGATGACAATACGGTTGCGTATCATTTCCATGAACCAATTGGGGTTGTTGGACAAATTATCCCGTGGAATTTCCCATTGCTAATGGCCGTATGGAAGCTTGCGCCGGCACTTGCAGCAGGGAACTGTGTTGTACTAAAACCTGCAGAGCAAACACCGGCATCTATTATGGTGTTGTTGGAGCTAATTGAAGATTTATTGTCTCCAGGTGTTTTAAATGTGGTTAATGGCTTTGGGTTAGAAGCCGGGAAGCCATTAGCATCGAATCCACGCATAGGTAAAATTGCCTTTACTGGAGAAACAACGACAGGTCGTTTAATAATGCAATATGCATCCCAAAACTTAATCCCTGTCACACTAGAGTTAGGTGGTAAGTCACCAAACATTTTCTTTGAAGATATTATGGATGCAGATGATGCATTTTTAGATAAAGCTGTTGAAGGCTTTGTATTATTCGCATTGAATCAAGGGGAAGTATGTACGTGCCCTTCTCGCGCATTAATTCAAGAATCGATTTATGAGAAGTTCATGGAACGCGTATTAAAACGTGTTGAAGCAATTCAAACGGGGAATCCACTGGATCCGAATACGATGATGGGTGCGCAAGCCTCCTCAGAACAAATGGAAAAAATTCAGTCCTATTTGCAAATTGGTAAAGAAGAAGGGGCAGAATGCTTAATTGGTGGAGAGAAAAATGAGTTAGGCGGCGAGTTTAAAGAAGGTTACTATATTAAGCCAACTGTCTTCAAAGGGCATAATAAAATGCGAATTTTCCAGGAAGAAATTTTTGGCCCAGTTGTAGCAGTGACGACATTTAAAACAAAAGAAGAGGCATTGGAAATTGCGAATGACACATTATATGGCTTAGGGGCAGGTGTTTGGACACGAGATATGAACACAGCGTACCGTTTCGGTCGTGGGATTCAAGCGGGTCGGGTTTGGACAAACTGTTACCATGCTTACCCAGCACATGCGGCATTCGGTGGTTACAAAATGTCAGGTATTGGACGCGAAAACCACAAAATGATGCTAAGTCATTACCAACAAACGAAAAACTTATTAGTGAGCTATGATGAAAATCGCTTAGGCTTCTTCTAA
- the rluF gene encoding 23S rRNA pseudouridine(2604) synthase RluF: MRINKFLAETGIVSRRGADKWVEEGRITINGVLATNGSQVETGDDVCVDGKPVKREEKLVYIVLNKPVGITSTTEKHIEGNVVDFVNHPLRIFHIGRLDKDSEGLLLLTNDGDIVNEILRAENHHEKEYVVQVDKPITEKFLHDMGAGVEILDTKTLPCRVEKVSSQVFKIILEQGLNRQIRRMCSALGYSVKRLQRIRIMNIHLGNLKVGQWRDLTEKEQQELFDLLNYTPKQ, encoded by the coding sequence ATGCGTATAAATAAATTTTTAGCAGAAACAGGCATCGTTTCTCGTCGCGGTGCGGATAAATGGGTCGAAGAAGGCCGCATTACAATTAACGGTGTCCTTGCGACAAACGGTAGTCAGGTAGAAACTGGGGATGACGTTTGTGTTGATGGCAAACCAGTAAAACGTGAAGAAAAGCTTGTCTACATTGTGCTTAACAAACCAGTCGGTATTACGAGTACAACGGAAAAACATATTGAAGGCAATGTTGTCGATTTCGTCAATCATCCACTTCGCATTTTCCATATCGGGCGTTTAGATAAAGATTCCGAAGGTTTACTTTTACTAACGAATGATGGTGATATCGTGAATGAAATTTTACGTGCTGAAAATCATCACGAAAAGGAATATGTGGTGCAAGTAGATAAACCGATTACAGAGAAGTTTCTACATGACATGGGCGCAGGTGTTGAAATTTTAGATACAAAAACATTACCATGTCGTGTAGAAAAGGTTTCTTCTCAAGTATTTAAAATTATTTTAGAACAAGGTTTAAATCGTCAAATTCGTCGCATGTGTTCAGCCCTTGGCTATTCAGTCAAACGATTACAGCGCATTCGAATTATGAATATTCACCTTGGGAATCTAAAGGTTGGTCAATGGCGAGATCTAACTGAAAAAGAGCAACAGGAATTATTTGATTTACTAAACTACACACCAAAGCAGTAA
- a CDS encoding cupin domain-containing protein: MLNPQQMIEGFQLQPHPEGGFYRSTLRAEESLLLERGERPFYTSIYFLLRSEDISHFHRLQSDEVWYFHGGSALTVHMIHPDGTYEAKKLGLNVALGEEPQIVVQKNTIFGSSVEADNTYGFVGCMVAPGFDFADFELFTQQQLIEQYPAHEAIIKKMAYEKI, from the coding sequence ATGTTAAATCCACAGCAAATGATAGAAGGATTTCAATTACAACCTCATCCAGAAGGGGGCTTTTATCGTTCAACGTTACGAGCAGAAGAGTCCTTATTATTAGAACGAGGAGAGCGCCCTTTTTATACGAGCATCTATTTTTTACTTCGCTCAGAAGATATTTCCCATTTTCACCGACTTCAATCAGATGAAGTTTGGTATTTCCATGGTGGCAGTGCTTTAACCGTTCATATGATTCATCCAGATGGGACTTACGAAGCAAAAAAGCTTGGGTTAAATGTTGCCCTTGGTGAAGAGCCTCAAATCGTTGTGCAGAAAAATACGATTTTTGGTTCCTCTGTAGAAGCGGACAATACATATGGATTTGTTGGATGTATGGTCGCACCCGGTTTTGATTTTGCTGATTTTGAGTTATTTACGCAGCAGCAGTTAATCGAGCAATATCCAGCGCACGAGGCAATTATTAAAAAGATGGCGTATGAAAAAATATAA
- a CDS encoding ABC transporter ATP-binding protein: MLKINDIDVYYGNIQALKGISLEVNEGEIVTLIGANGAGKSTLLKTISGLLKPKRGSIEYLGTAIDGKAAQSIVKAGISHVPEGRRVFSNMAVEENLELGAYLRNDRVGIKKDIDHVYELFPRLFERRKQLSGTLSGGEQQMLAMGRALMAKPKLIIMDEPSMGLAPLMVKNIFNIIEMVNKEGTTVLLVEQNANMALSVADRAYVLETGKIVLSGGAKELQESDEVKAAYLGGL; this comes from the coding sequence ATGTTAAAAATCAATGACATCGATGTATACTATGGAAATATTCAAGCATTAAAAGGAATCTCCCTCGAGGTAAATGAAGGTGAAATTGTCACATTAATCGGAGCGAATGGTGCAGGGAAAAGTACACTACTTAAAACGATTTCAGGATTACTAAAGCCAAAACGTGGTTCAATCGAATATTTAGGGACAGCTATTGATGGTAAAGCGGCACAGTCTATTGTGAAGGCAGGTATTTCGCATGTGCCGGAAGGACGTCGTGTATTCTCTAATATGGCCGTGGAAGAAAATTTAGAGCTGGGTGCCTACTTACGAAATGATCGGGTTGGTATAAAAAAAGATATAGACCATGTATATGAATTATTCCCTCGCCTTTTTGAACGTCGAAAACAGCTATCAGGTACATTATCTGGTGGCGAGCAGCAAATGTTAGCAATGGGGCGAGCGCTAATGGCCAAGCCAAAGCTTATTATTATGGATGAACCATCAATGGGTCTTGCACCACTTATGGTAAAAAATATTTTCAATATTATTGAAATGGTAAACAAAGAGGGTACAACGGTCCTTCTAGTCGAGCAAAATGCCAATATGGCATTGTCCGTTGCTGACCGCGCTTACGTATTAGAAACAGGAAAAATCGTACTTTCAGGGGGAGCAAAGGAATTACAGGAAAGCGATGAAGTAAAAGCCGCTTATTTAGGTGGACTATAA
- a CDS encoding ABC transporter ATP-binding protein: protein MSTLLKVDQLGIQFGGLKAVQNVALYMNEGELIGLIGPNGAGKTTTFNMLTGVYAPTEGTIAFDGKSIGGLDPYKVTRQGISRTFQNIRLFKELSVLDNVKVANHGLAKHNLLSSIFRLPSHFKGEEKMEQESLAFLKIFGLDVYKNELAKNLPYGMQRRLEIARALAAGPKLLLLDEPAAGMNPQETHDLMELIAFIRKEFNLTILLIEHDMSLVMGICERIYVLDHGQLIADGTPEEIRSNPKVIEAYLGEEVTQ, encoded by the coding sequence ATGAGTACACTTCTTAAGGTAGACCAATTAGGGATACAGTTTGGTGGTCTGAAAGCTGTACAAAATGTGGCTTTATATATGAATGAAGGCGAGCTTATCGGTTTAATCGGTCCAAACGGTGCAGGTAAAACGACAACATTTAATATGTTAACAGGTGTTTATGCACCAACTGAAGGGACAATTGCATTTGATGGAAAATCAATTGGTGGGTTAGATCCATATAAAGTAACACGCCAAGGAATTAGCCGTACATTCCAAAATATCCGTCTATTTAAAGAGCTTTCTGTTTTGGATAATGTAAAAGTAGCAAACCACGGTTTAGCTAAGCATAATCTTTTATCGAGCATTTTCCGTTTGCCGAGCCATTTTAAAGGTGAAGAAAAAATGGAACAGGAGTCATTAGCCTTTTTAAAGATTTTTGGTCTAGATGTGTACAAAAACGAGCTCGCCAAAAACTTACCATACGGGATGCAGCGTCGTTTAGAAATTGCACGTGCGCTAGCAGCTGGTCCGAAGCTTTTATTACTAGATGAACCTGCAGCTGGAATGAACCCTCAAGAAACACATGATTTAATGGAGTTGATTGCGTTCATTCGAAAGGAATTTAACTTAACGATTTTGCTAATTGAGCACGATATGAGCTTAGTTATGGGTATTTGTGAGCGTATTTACGTCCTCGACCACGGACAATTAATAGCTGATGGGACGCCTGAGGAAATCCGTTCAAATCCAAAAGTAATTGAAGCTTACTTAGGTGAGGAGGTTACACAATAA
- a CDS encoding branched-chain amino acid ABC transporter permease produces MKKSKIFWGYTILALVIYAIIQVLINTGAVGYHYQNMLITMCINIMLAVSLHIIIGITGQFSIGHAGFLAVGAYISAICTMKLGMPFVTAILIGAIVAALAGLLVGIPSLRLKGDYLAIATLGFAEIIRIVFLNIDYVGGAAGMQVTHQSTWTYAFFGVFATILVISNFTNSRHGRACISIREDEIAADAMGINTTYYKVVAFAIGSFFAGVAGAIYAHNYYLIQPTAFGFLKSFDILIFVVLGGLGSLSGSVIAAILLTIVSTYLQGFPETRMIIYSLVLILVMLYRPTGLLGTKEITHFFKFGKKGGTRV; encoded by the coding sequence ATGAAAAAGTCTAAAATCTTTTGGGGCTATACTATCTTAGCGCTTGTTATTTATGCCATTATTCAAGTATTAATTAACACGGGTGCAGTCGGGTACCACTATCAAAATATGCTTATTACGATGTGTATTAATATTATGCTTGCCGTGAGTTTGCACATCATTATTGGGATTACTGGTCAGTTTTCGATTGGGCATGCTGGATTTTTGGCAGTAGGTGCTTACATTTCTGCTATTTGTACGATGAAGCTCGGTATGCCATTCGTTACAGCGATTTTAATTGGTGCTATAGTGGCCGCATTAGCTGGTCTTTTAGTAGGCATTCCATCATTACGTTTAAAAGGGGATTACTTAGCTATTGCTACATTGGGATTTGCTGAAATTATTCGGATTGTCTTTTTAAATATTGATTATGTGGGTGGTGCGGCAGGAATGCAGGTGACGCATCAATCTACTTGGACATATGCATTCTTCGGTGTATTTGCTACGATTTTAGTAATTTCAAACTTTACGAATTCTCGCCATGGTCGAGCATGTATTTCCATTCGTGAAGATGAGATTGCAGCTGATGCCATGGGGATTAATACGACATACTATAAAGTAGTCGCATTCGCAATCGGATCATTCTTTGCCGGGGTAGCTGGTGCGATATACGCACATAATTATTATTTAATTCAACCAACAGCATTTGGCTTCTTAAAATCTTTTGATATTTTAATCTTCGTCGTATTGGGAGGGTTAGGAAGTCTTTCGGGCTCTGTTATTGCAGCGATTTTATTAACGATTGTCTCGACATACCTACAAGGCTTCCCAGAGACACGTATGATTATTTATTCTTTAGTATTAATTTTAGTCATGCTTTATCGCCCAACAGGATTATTAGGAACAAAAGAAATTACCCATTTCTTCAAGTTTGGTAAAAAAGGAGGTACACGTGTATGA
- a CDS encoding branched-chain amino acid ABC transporter permease translates to MEWVQQLVNGISLGSIYALIALGYTMVYGIIKLINFAHGDVFMLGAFIGFYAIARWEMNIFLALVLAMILCAVIGVIIERVAYKRLRNATRIAALITAIGVSLLIEYTVIFFRGASPEAYPKVFTTTNIEIFGAQISTLAIFILSVSIFLMLLLQFIVHKTKIGKAMRAVSHDADAARLMGINVDRTISATFAIGSALAGAAGVIFGIYYTRIDPLMGVMPGIKAFIAAVLGGIGIIPGAMVGGLVLGVVETIVSALGYSLWRDAAAFVILILILILRPAGIFGKNTREKV, encoded by the coding sequence ATGGAATGGGTACAGCAGCTTGTGAACGGGATATCTCTCGGCAGTATTTATGCGCTCATTGCACTTGGCTATACGATGGTATACGGAATTATTAAACTAATTAACTTCGCCCATGGTGATGTGTTTATGCTTGGTGCCTTCATTGGTTTTTATGCAATTGCACGATGGGAAATGAACATCTTTTTAGCATTAGTATTAGCAATGATTCTTTGTGCAGTAATTGGGGTTATTATTGAGCGGGTTGCCTATAAAAGGTTACGGAATGCAACACGTATCGCAGCACTTATTACTGCAATTGGGGTTTCCTTATTAATTGAGTATACAGTAATTTTCTTCCGAGGAGCTTCACCAGAGGCGTATCCAAAAGTGTTTACTACAACAAACATTGAAATTTTTGGGGCGCAAATTAGCACGCTAGCTATTTTCATCTTGTCAGTATCGATTTTCTTAATGCTTTTACTACAATTTATCGTTCATAAAACGAAAATCGGAAAAGCAATGCGTGCAGTATCACATGATGCTGATGCAGCACGATTAATGGGAATTAACGTAGACAGAACAATTTCTGCAACTTTTGCAATTGGTTCAGCTTTAGCAGGTGCGGCAGGTGTTATTTTTGGGATTTATTATACACGTATCGATCCATTAATGGGTGTTATGCCGGGGATTAAAGCATTTATCGCAGCGGTACTTGGTGGTATTGGGATTATTCCCGGAGCAATGGTCGGCGGATTAGTACTGGGTGTTGTTGAAACGATTGTATCGGCTCTTGGTTACTCCTTATGGCGTGATGCAGCCGCATTTGTGATTTTAATTTTAATTTTAATTTTACGTCCTGCGGGTATTTTCGGCAAAAATACACGCGAGAAAGTGTAG